Proteins encoded together in one Triticum dicoccoides isolate Atlit2015 ecotype Zavitan chromosome 7B, WEW_v2.0, whole genome shotgun sequence window:
- the LOC119336517 gene encoding uncharacterized protein LOC119336517: protein MGTPLLDPPACFSGELPGHYNLLSNTSPSILLPPPTSSALSFSLKAARGACVDAAPSHHPCKRRAQATLVMQPAPRAATTGITRCYSQHHWELEQAAPELRRHAAVCWNQHHGKLQPTLQIAATSSLRCYDQQRVAGIERELLKPTFDRVASGKGDARTTTR, encoded by the exons ATGGGCACACCTCTCCTGGATCCGCCGGCTTGCTTCTCCGGCGAGCTCCCTGGCCACTATAATCTCTTATCCAACACGAGCCCCTCCATTCTCCTCCCCCCTCCCACCTCATCAGCCCTCTCTTTCTCGCTGAAGGCTGCAAGGGGCGCATGCGTAGATGCTGCGCCCAGCCACCATCCCTGCAAACGTCGAGCTCAGGCGACACTGGTGATGCAACCAGCTCCGCGGGCTGCTACAACCGGCATCACGCGGTGCTACAGCCAGCACCACTGGGAGCTGGAACAGGCTGCTCCAGAGCTGCGGCGGCACGCCGCCGTTTGCTGGAATCAGCACCACGGGAAGCTGCAACCAACTTTGCAGATAGCTGCAACCAGTAGTCTGCGGTGCTATGACCAACAGAGGGTGGCGGGGATAGAg CGCGAATTGCTGAAACCCACGTTTGACAGAGTTGCATCCGGTAAGGGTGATGCTAGAACCACGACGAGATGA
- the LOC119335187 gene encoding probable non-specific lipid-transfer protein 2 produces MGSNKAAVCVLSLVLCSLLAANTAAAAAAGCDASALSPCVGAIMLGGAVTPECCARLRAQRACLCQYARDPSYRGYVNSPRAQSVVAACGLPRPKC; encoded by the coding sequence ATGGGCAGCAACAAGGCCGCGGTGTGCGTGCTGTCGCTCGTCCTGTGCAGCCTACTCGCCGCGaacacggcggcggcagcggcggcgggttgCGACGCGAGCGCGCTGAGCCCGTGCGTGGGCGCCATCATGCTGGGCGGGGCGGTGACGCCGGAGTGCTGCGCGCGGCTGCGCGCCCAGCGGGCGTGCCTGTGCCAGTACGCGCGCGACCCGTCGTACCGCGGCTACGTCAACAGCCCCAGGGCGCAGAGCGTCGTCGCCGCCTGCGGCCTCCCCAGGCCCAAGTGCTGA